One segment of Rosa chinensis cultivar Old Blush chromosome 6, RchiOBHm-V2, whole genome shotgun sequence DNA contains the following:
- the LOC112169980 gene encoding uncharacterized protein LOC112169980: MDLETENRIAAILMREAAELRRQAEKEGVHAYLQQPKARFRPNSRFLSATVRGVEQANKAVEVNEMWRIRQKELELDERLKGKMKDESRNDRNPGDGNTPRSTSKRHASMEDNVSATCSSSQGVYERCHSREENGLRDEELEEFLHSRVKRGRGAVGSRMDETGPYLPRSDSEEQIAGPSLQERRVYGPEKPSQKLCDSSEEELPNRKRSKKVSSGSSKKHRSKDKSKERKKKKRKEEKRSKYYD, from the exons ATAGCTGCAATTCTTATGAGAGAAGCAGCAGAATTGCGGCGCCAAGCTGAGAAGGAAGGTGTGCATGCTTATCTTCAACAACCTAAAGCAAGATTTAGGCCAAATTCACGGTTCCTCAGTGCTACTGTTCGTGGTGTTGAACAAG CAAATAAAGCTGTGGAAGTGAATGAAATGTGGCGTATCCGGCAGAAAGAGCTCGAATTGGATGAAAGGCTTAAAGGCAAGATGAAGGATGAGAGCAGAAATGACAGGAATCCTGGAGATGGCAACACTCCGAGAAGCACTAGCAAGAGGCACGCTTCCATGGAGGATAATGTTAGTGCTACTTGTTCATCAAGCCAGGGAGTATATGAGAGATGCCATTCAAGGGAAGAGAATGGATTaagagacgaagaacttgaagaattTTTACATTCAag GGTCAAGCGTGGCAGAGGAGCTGTTGGGTCAAGGATGGATGAAACAGGTCCATATCTTCCACGTTCGGACTCTGAGGAACAGATAGCTGGTCCCAGTTTACAAGAACGTCGTGTTTATGGACCAGAGAAGCCTTCACAGAAGTTATGTGACTCTTCTGAAGAGGAGCTTCCCAACAGGAAGAGATCAAAAAAGGTTTCTTCTGGAAGCTCAAAGAAGCACAGATCCAAGGATAAGTCTAAAGagcggaaaaagaagaaaaggaaagaagagaaaagaagtaaatATTATGATTAA
- the LOC112168752 gene encoding phenylacetaldehyde synthase, translated as MGSFPFHRDLQEIASSQLTKALDPEEFRKQGHMVINFIADYYQNIEKYPVLSRVEPGYLKKCLPESAPYDPEPISTILRDVQNHIVPGLTHWQSPNFFAYFSSTASTAGFLGEILTTGFNVVGFNWVSSPAATELENIVMDWLGDMLQLPKSFHFSGNGGGVLHGSTCEAIVCTMVAARDQMLRRIGSENLGKLVVYGSDQTHSTLQKATQIVGINTENFRAIKTTKSTGFALLPEMLRLTISSDLEKGLVPLFLCATMGTTATTAIDPLEALCHVAKEYSVWVHVDAAYAGSACICPEFRHFINGVEGANSFSFNPHKWLFTGMDCCCLWVKNPSVLASSLSTNPEFLRNKASDSKQVVDYKDWQIALSRRFRALKLWLVIRSYGVANLRNFIRIHVKMAKTFEGLVRMDKRFEILVPRNFSLVCFRISPSALISSNEDDEIGMVNEVNCKLLEAINASGKAYMTHAVVGGLYVLRCAVGATLTEEKHIVEAWNVVQDHAQAILSTY; from the coding sequence ATGGGTAGCTTCCCATTCCACAGGGATCTACAAGAGATCGCCTCTTCCCAACTGACCAAAGCCCTAGACCCCGAAGAGTTCAGGAAACAAGGCCATATGGTCATAAACTTCATTGCAGATTACTATCAAAACATAGAGAAATATCCAGTTCTAAGCCGAGTTGAACCTGGGTATTTGAAAAAATGCCTACCAGAGTCAGCCCCATATGACCCTGAACCCATCTCAACCATCCTTAGAGATGTTCAGAATCACATTGTTCCTGGCCTAACACATTGGCAAAGTCCCAATTTCTTTGCATACTTCTCTTCAACTGCTAGCACTGCTGGATTTCTCGGTGAAATACTCACCACTGGATTTAATGTGGTGGGATTCAACTGGGTTTCATCACCGGCAGCAACCGAGCTCGAAAACATAGTCATGGATTGGTTGGGAGACATGCTTCAGCTTCCCAAGTCTTTCCATTTCTCTGGCAATGGCGGCGGTGTTTTGCATGGGAGTACTTGTGAGGCCATTGTTTGCACAATGGTGGCTGCCAGGGACCAAATGCTACGCCGAATTGGTAGCGAGAATTTGGGAAAGCTTGTAGTGTATGGTTCAGATCAAACACATAGCACACTTCAAAAAGCTACCCAAATTGTTGGAATCAACACGGAGAACTTCCGGGCCATCAAGACTACAAAGTCAACTGGTTTTGCACTACTACCTGAGATGCTAAGATTGACAATAAGTTCCGACCTGGAAAAAGGTCTAGTGCCGCTCTTTCTTTGTGCCACAATGGGCACAACCGCCACCACTGCTATTGATCCATTGGAGGCACTATGTCATGTAGCAAAAGAATACAGCGTGTGGGTTCATGTGGATGCTGCATATGCTGGAAGTGCCTGCATTTGTCCAGAATTTCGGCATTTCATTAACGGCGTAGAGGGCGCAAATTCTTTTAGTTTCAACCCCCATAAGTGGTTATTCACTGGAATGGATTGCTGTTGCCTTTGGGTTAAGAATCCAAGTGTGTTGGCAAGTTCACTGTCGACGAATCCGGAGTTTTTGAGGAACAAAGCCAGTGATTCAAAGCAAGTTGTGGACTACAAAGATTGGCAAATAGCCCTAAGCCGGAGGTTTCGGGCATTGAAGCTGTGGCTTGTGATAAGAAGCTATGGTGTGGCTAACCTTAGAAACTTTATTCGTATCCATGTCAAAATGGCCAAGACTTTTGAAGGgcttgtgagaatggacaagaggtTTGAGATTCTGGTTCCTAGAAACTTCTCCTTGGTCTGCTTTAGAATTTCACCATCGGCCTTGATCAGTAGTAATGAGGATGATGAGATCGGTATGGTAAACGAGGTCAATTGCAAATTGCTGGAGGCCATCAATGCATCAGGTAAAGCATACATGACTCATGCTGTGGTTGGAGGGCTGTACGTGCTTCGTTGCGCGGTTGGTGCGACTCTGACCGAGGAAAAGCACATAGTCGAGGCTTGGAATGTGGTGCAGGACCATGCACAAGCCATCCTCAGCACGTATTGA